From the genome of Pseudomonas helvetica:
GGCAAACGCGCGCAGCTCGGGATTTTCGATCAGTTCCAGGCGCAGCAGCGAGGTAAACACCCGGAACGGGCTGACTTGCAACGACGCTTCATGCACGGCGCGGAACGCCGTGGAGTGCACCGGCACTCCGGCCGGCGTCAGGTCGTAATAGCCGACCGGCTGCATGCCCATCACCGCGAACAAGCGGCAGAGGGTCGCCAGCTCTTGCGCGGTGCCGACGCGGATCGCCCCGTGGCGTTCCAGGTCCAGGCGCTCGATTTCGCCTGTGCTGCGTAACTGTCGGGCAATCGCCGGATCGCTGTCGAGCACCTGGGCGTTGGTCTGCGCCACCAGTTCCATCAAGGCGCCGTACAGCGGCACTTCTTCGCGGTACATGTCTGACATCGCTCGCGAGAAGCGTTGGCGGATCAGGTCTGGGCTGACGACGTTGTGGTTGCTCATAAACACGAATCCCGGCGCAGTGACAGTGGAGTAGGCCGATTCTGTTCGGCACAGGCGACGCTGACAAACGAAGTTTCTTCTGAACTTCATTCTGCAAATGACTGCTGCGATCAACGCAATATCTGATCCACCAGCTCGATCCAGTGCCGGACTGGTGTCCGTCCGGCGCTGGCGAGGTGGCTCTGGCAACCGATGTTGGCGGTGACGATCAGCTCCGGCCGGCCGCTTTCCAGAGCGTTGAGCCTGTTGTCGCGCAGTTGCCGGGCGAGCACCGGTTGGGTCAATGAGTACGTCCCGGCCGAGCCACAGCACAAGTGACTGTCAGGCACGCTGGTGAGGTTGAAGCCGAGGCGGGTCAGTAGTTCTTCGACTGCTCCGCCTAGTTTTAGCGCGTGCTGCAAAGTACACGGGCAGTGGAAGGCAATTCGTCGTTCGGTGGCTGCGCACACTCGCTCCAAGGGTTCGTTGCGCAGGATCTCCACCAGGTCTTTGCTCATCTCGCTGACCCGTTTGGCTTTAGCCGCGTAGGCCGGATCGGTCTTGAGCAAATGCCCGTAATCCTTGATGAACGCACCGCAGCCGCTGGCGGTTTGCACGATGGCTTCGGCGCCGTTTTCCAGCGCGGGCCACCAGGCGTCGATGTTCTGGCGGGCGCGATTGAGCCCCTGTTCCTGAGCGTCGAGGTGATAGTCCAGCGCCCCGCAGCATCCAGCCTGGTGAACGCTGCTGACGCTTATCCCCAGTCGATCCAGCACCCGCGCCGCGGCGGCATTGGTGTTCGGTGACAAACCCGGTTGCACACAGCCTTCGAGCATCAGCACTTTTCGCGCATGCACCGTGGTTGGCCAATTTCCCGCTGGCGGCACGTCGCGTGGCAGTTTGGCTTCGAGGTCGCGCGGCATCAGCGGTCGGAAAGTTGCACCGATTTGCAACAAGGCCTTGAACAGTCCGGGGTTCGGCGCCATCGCCCGTAAACCCTGACGCAATACGCGCTGGGCAGCCGAGCGCGGCACCGCCTGATCGACCACGGCGCGACCGATGTCCAGCAAGTTGTGATAATCGACTCCAGACGGGCAGGTGGTTTCGCAAGCGCGGCACGACAGGCAACGGTCCAGGTGCAATTGGGTCTGGGCGGTGGCGGGGTGACCTTCGAGCACTTGCTTGATCAGGTAGATCCGCCCTCGTGGGCCGTCCAGTTCATCGCCGAGCAACTGATAGGTCGGACACGTGGCGTTGCAGAACCCGCAGTGCACGCAGGTGCGCAGAATGCTTTCGGCCTCTGCCGCGCGGGGCAGGCGTTTGGCCTGATCGCTGAGGGTGGTCTGCATGCTTCAGAACTCCGCGTACATCCGGCCAGGGTTGAACAATCCCTGAGGGTCGAGTTGGGCCTTGAGCTGTTGGTGATAGCGCAACAGCGCTGGCGCCAACGGCTGGAACGGCGTGTCGCTGACGCCGTGGCTGTAGCACGTCGCATGGCCGCCCAGGTCCGCGGCCAGCGACTGAATGTTCGGCGCCTCGGATTTCAACCAGCGTTGCGCGCCGGCCCAGTCGATCAGCTGTTCGCCGGGCAGTGTCAGCGGGCCGATGTTGTTCGGCAATGACAGACGCCACAACGGCAGCCCTTCATCGAAAAATGCCAGCTGTTGTTCATTCAACGCCTCCCAGAATTGAGCGTCCAGCACCTCGCCACCGAGACGCTGATGGGCGGCGCTGACCGAACCTTCGCCGCCCTCCAGCCGCAGGTGCAATTGCCGGCCGTCATGGCACGCCGCGCTGATGGGCAGCGGTTGCTGGCCCCACTCGGCGAGTTTGCTCAAGGCGTGGGCGCTGTCGAGTTCCAGGCTGATGCTCAGGCACTGGCGCGGTTTGGGCAGGACCTTGAGCGAGACTTCGGTGATCACGCCGAGGCAACCGAAGCTGCCGGTCAACAACCGCGACAGATCATAACCGGCGACGTTTTTCATCACCTCGCCGCCAAACCGCAGCTGTTTACCGTTGCCGGTGATCAGCCGGGTGCCGAGCACAAAGTCACGCGCCGAACCGGCCCACGGGCGACGCGGGCCTGATAGCCCCGCGGCGATCATGCCGCCGACCGTGGCGTCTTCACCGAAGGAGGGCGGTTCACAAGGGAGCATTTGCCCGGCCGCATCCAGCGCCGCCAGCAATTCCCTCAGCGGTGTACCGCTGCGAGCGGTGATCACCAGTTCGGTCGGGTCATAGCTGACGATGCCGCGATGGACGCGGGTGTCGAGCACCTCGCCAGCCACCTCACGACCGAGGAAGGCCTTGCTGCTGGCGCCTTGAATGCGCAGCGGCGTGGCGTTCTCCCGGGCCTGGTTGATCTGCTCCAGTAATTCCGCGCTGGCGTCCCGGTCCTGTTCGGTGCGCATCAGAAACGCTCCAGGTCGGGGAAGGGCAGTTGCCCGTTGTGGACATGCATCGCACCAAACTCGGCGCAGCGGTGCAGGGTGGGAATGTTCTTGCCGGGATTGAGCAGGCCTTTGGCGTCGAAGGCGATTTTGATTGCGTGAAACACCGTCAGCTCGTCGCTGTTGAACTGCGCGCACATCTGATTGATTTTCTCGCGGCCGACACCGTGCTCGCCGGTGATGCTGCCGCCAACCTTGACGCAGAGTTCGAGGATTTTCCCGCCGAGGGCTTCGGTGCGTTCCAGCTCGCCGGGCTGGTTGGCGTCGAACAGGATCAGCGGGTGCATGTTGCCGTCACCGGCGTGAAACACGTTGGCGACTCGCAAGCCGTATTCACTGGCCAGCTCGGCAATCCCCTTGAGCACCCGAGGTAACTCACGTCGCGGGATGGTGCCGTCCATACAGTAGTAATCCGGCGACAAGCGCCCGATCGCCGGGAACGCCGCTTTGCGTCCGGCCCAGAATTTAACCCGTTCCGCCTCGTCGCGCGCCTGGCGCACTTCACTGGCGCCGGCCCGTTCCAGCACGGCGCGAACCCGCAGGCAATCATCGCGTACATCGGCTTCGACGCCGTCGAGTTCACACAGCAGAATCGCTTCGGCGTCCACCGGGTAACCGGCGTGAACGAAGTCTTCGGCGGCGCGCAAGGCCAGGTTGTCCATCATTTCCAGACCTGCGGGGATGATCCCGGCGGCGATGATCTCGGCCACGGCGCCTCCGGCTTTTTCCACGGAGTCGAAACTCGCCAGTAGCACCTTGGCCGCCTGTGGTTTGGGCAGCAGTTTGACCGTGACTTCAGTGATGATGCCCAGCAATCCCTCGGAACCGTTGAACAGCGCCAACAGGTCGAACCCTGCGGAGTCCAGCGCGTCCGAGCCCAAGGTCAGGTGTTCGCCTTCGATCGTCAGCACTTCCAGCTTCAGCACATTGTGGACCGTCAGGCCGTATTTCAGGCAGTGCACACCACCGGCGTTTTCCGCGACATTGCCGCCAATCGAGCAGGCGATTTGCGAGGACGGGTCCGGCGCGTAATACAGGCCAAGCGGTGCGACGGCCTGGGAAATCGCCAGGTTGCGCACTCCCGGCTGAACCCGTGCGGTGCGGGCGGCGGGGTCGATGTGGAGGATCTGGTTGAAGCGCGCCATCACCAGCAGCACGCCTTTTTCCAACGGCAGCGCGCCTCCGGACAACCCGGTGCCGGCACCACGCGCCACCACGGGCACCCGATGGGCATGGCAGAGTTTGAGCACGGCCTGAACCTGCTCGAAATAGCGCGGCAGCAGCACCAGCATCGGCGTGGTTCGATAGGCCGAGAGCCCGTCGCACTCATAGGGTTTGAGTTCTTCTTCGCGGTAGAGAATGTCCAGCTCCGGCAGCTGCTCGCGCAAGGCGTTGAGCAAGGCATCCTTGTCGACCGGAGGCAGGGCACCGTCGATGCGTTCGTCGTAGAGAATGTTCATCAGATGACAAGCCTCGTAGCAGCTGCCGAAGGCTGCGTTCGGCTCGGTCCGCGCTCGGGCGTAGCAGTCGTGAACAGGAGTGACTTGGTATGCCTGACACAATCGAGCCCACCATTTTGCGACTGCTACGTCTGAACGCAGCCCGAGCCGAACGCAGCCTTCGGCAGCTGCTACGAGGTGTGTTCAAGCCCGGGTTCTTTGTCATTTATAGTCAAAATTTCGACAATGGGCCTGCCGGCAGGGCTATTTCTGGCCGCCAAGCGGTGATGGCTATTTGATTGCGCCCTGATAGACTTCCAGACATCCCTGTCTGAGTTACTCGTAGTTTCAGGTCAGTAGTGAAGAGGAGCTTTGTCCCCTTATGCACCATAACGGAGGAAAGGGACTTTCACTGGCACGGAGGCTTTACACATCGCGAATCCTGGGAATGGTCCTGGGCCTGCTCTGCGTGGGCGCGGCGATCATTCCACTCAAACCGCCGCATTGGCTGCTGGCGCTGATGCTGTTCAACGGCCTTATCTGGCCGCACCTGGCCTATCAATGGGCGCGCCGCTCGCCCATGCCTTATCACGCCGAACACCGGAATATTCTGATCGACGCGTTCATGGGCGGATTCTGGGTCGCTGCCATCCAGTTCAATCCCTTGCCCAGCACTGCCACGTTGTCAATGATGGCGATGAACAACGTCGCCATTGGAGGCCTGCGTTTTCTGCTTGTCGGCACGGTGGCTCAGTTGCTGGGCATGGGTGTCGGGCTGCTGATCTTCTTTCCGGTGATCATCGCGCAAACCAGCCCTGTTCAGTTGTATGCCTGTTTGCCGTTGCTGACGTTTTACCCCTTGGTGTTGGGCTGGATCTGCTTTCGTCAGGCCCACACACTGGGTAAACACAAACGCGAACTGTTGGCCCTGAGTCGCACCGACAGCCTCACCGGGCTGTTGAACCACGGCGCCTGGAAAGATGCGCTGGAGGTCGAGTTCCAGCGTTGTCAGCGCCAGCAGCGGGGCGGTGCGATTGCCTTGATCGACATCGACCACTTCAAAACCATCAACGACACCTACGGCCATGTGGCTGGCGATATCGTGTTGCGTCAGTTGAGCAAAATCCTCAAGCAAAACCTGCGCGCCAGCGATGTGGCCGGGCGTTATGGCGGCGACGAGTTCTGCGTGATCCTGCCCGACGTGCCACTGGCCCACGCCGCCCAGGCGATGGACGCCTTGCGCGATCGGTTTTCGGGGGTGGGTTACGAGCAGAATCCGGCGTTGAAAGTCAGCCTGAGCATCGGCCTGGCTGCGTTCGACCCGATGCACACTGAAGCCCTGCAATGGCTTAACGATGCCGATGAGGCGCTGTATGCGGCCAAGACCACCGGGCGTAACCGGGTGATTTGTCATGCCGATGGGCTGGTGCAGCGGGTGGCGATGGGGTTGGTTTGAGGTTTAGCGGTGTTGCAGATGTCGTCTTCGCGGGCAAGCCTTGCTCCTACGGTTCGGGGGCGGCGGATATTGATGATTGATGCAGATTGTGTAGGAGCAAGGCTTGCCCGCGATGGCGGTCTCACGGATGCCATTATTGGCGAGCCAGGCGCCTACACGTCAGGTGGAGGTCTTCAGGTAATCGGTGTGCTGACGAACGCCGGCAGCTGTTCGGCGTAGGCGGTGAACGCGCGGATTTTCGGGAACTGCGCGTCACTGACCTGATCCGGCACCACCAGATTGGTGAAGCTCCAGGCCACGGCGAGGGTGATGCCCGCCTGGTCGAGGGAACCGTCGGTCTTCAGTGGCTGCTTGACCAGTTCCTGTTCCAGCGCCGAATACGCCGCCAGCAACTGCCCGCCGACGCGTTCCAGCCACGGTTCATGCTGTTTCTCGGCAGGTCGCAAAGTGCGCTCGTAATAGATCTGCACCGACTTCTCGCAAGCCGCCAGGGCCAGGCCGATCAGCCGCAATGCACGCACGCGCTGGTCCAGTTGCGCGGGCATCAGGCTCTTGTCCGGTCCGCTCAAGGCTTCCAGGTAATCGATGATCAAGGTCGAATCCATCAGCACTTCGCCGTTGTCCAGCACCAGCGTCGGGGCCTTGACCACCGGGTTGATCTGCTGGAACTGCGCAAAGTGCCGGAACACCGACACCGAGGCGTGCTCGAACGGGATGTCCAGCGATTTCAGGCTAATGGCGACGCGTCTTACATAAGGTGAATCGAGCATTCCGATCAGCTTCATGTACAGCTCCTTTGATAATGCGTAGACAGTGCGCCGCCAATTTAGCGGTAAACCCATGACCTTCGCCAGTGCACTCGGGCTCAGCCGCTATGCTTGAGAGTCTAGGTACCCGGATGTTTCTGGAGGTCTGTCATGCCCGCCGAAAAAACTGCGCTCGTCCTTGCCGGTGGCGGCAGCCTCGGTGCGGTTCAGGTCGGCATGTTGCAGGCGCTGGTCGAAGCGGGCGTGTCGTTCGATATGGTGATCGGTGCCTCGGTCGGTGCCATCAACGGTGCGTACTTCGCTGCGCGCCCGAACGCGCAAGGGGTGGCCGAGCTGGCGGACTTCTGGCGTGGTTTGCGCAAGGCCGATGTGTTTCCGTTTTCGTTGCTCGATAGCCTGTCGGCGATTTTTCGGCGCAGGGGTTTTCTGTTGCAGTCTGCGGCGCTGGAACATCTGGTGCGGCGGGCGTTGCCCTTCAAGCAGATCGAAGACACCGAGTTGCCGCTGCACATCGTCACCACCAATTTGCTGACCGGCGCCGAAGAGCTGCTGTCCAGCGGCAGTGTCGAGCAGGCGTTGCTGGCCAGTGCGGCGATTCCATTGGTGTTTCCGTGTGTGCAGATCGGCGGCAAGCTGTTGATCGACGGCGGCGTGGCCAGCAATACGCCGATTGCCAGTGCGGTGTACCTGGGCGCGACGCGGGTTGTCGTGGTGCCGACCGGATTCGGTTGTGACTGCCCCAGTCCGCCCTCAGGGCTGGTGGCGTTGGCGCTGCACACCTTGAACCTGATGAGCATGCGCCAGCTGGTGCGCGACATTGAACTGTATTCACCGCGAGCGGCGATCCACGTGGTCGCGCCGCTGTGTCCGCTGGGGATCTCGGTGTTCGATTTCACCCAGACCGATCAACTGCTGCAGCGCGCTTATCAGTCGACCCAGGCCTGGATCGAAAGCGGCGGGCTGAATCGCGCCGGGGTGCCGGGCTCATTGCAGGCCCACACCCATCATGGCGCTGAGGGTCAGTCCTCGAACCCGACCTGCTCGTGAATCTCATCCATCTTCAACTCCAGGCGATAGGCCACGGCGATGAACAGCGCCTGGCACAGGCACAAGGTTGCACTCAAGGAGCGGAACGCAAACGAGGAGCCTTCATTGACCAGCAACACTGTGTTCGCCCGTTTGGCCAGCGGCGAGAGGTTGCTGTCGGTGATGATCAGGGTTTTCGCCTGATGGTGCTGGGCGATGCGCAGGCAATGCTGGGTTTCCTTGCCGTAGGGCGTGAAGCTGATGGCGATCACCAGGTCATTGGCCCGCACGCTGCGCATTTGCTCGCGGTAGCTGCCGCCCAGTCCCGAGACCAGGTGAATACGCTTGT
Proteins encoded in this window:
- the glcF gene encoding glycolate oxidase subunit GlcF, encoding MQTTLSDQAKRLPRAAEAESILRTCVHCGFCNATCPTYQLLGDELDGPRGRIYLIKQVLEGHPATAQTQLHLDRCLSCRACETTCPSGVDYHNLLDIGRAVVDQAVPRSAAQRVLRQGLRAMAPNPGLFKALLQIGATFRPLMPRDLEAKLPRDVPPAGNWPTTVHARKVLMLEGCVQPGLSPNTNAAAARVLDRLGISVSSVHQAGCCGALDYHLDAQEQGLNRARQNIDAWWPALENGAEAIVQTASGCGAFIKDYGHLLKTDPAYAAKAKRVSEMSKDLVEILRNEPLERVCAATERRIAFHCPCTLQHALKLGGAVEELLTRLGFNLTSVPDSHLCCGSAGTYSLTQPVLARQLRDNRLNALESGRPELIVTANIGCQSHLASAGRTPVRHWIELVDQILR
- the glcE gene encoding glycolate oxidase subunit GlcE; protein product: MRTEQDRDASAELLEQINQARENATPLRIQGASSKAFLGREVAGEVLDTRVHRGIVSYDPTELVITARSGTPLRELLAALDAAGQMLPCEPPSFGEDATVGGMIAAGLSGPRRPWAGSARDFVLGTRLITGNGKQLRFGGEVMKNVAGYDLSRLLTGSFGCLGVITEVSLKVLPKPRQCLSISLELDSAHALSKLAEWGQQPLPISAACHDGRQLHLRLEGGEGSVSAAHQRLGGEVLDAQFWEALNEQQLAFFDEGLPLWRLSLPNNIGPLTLPGEQLIDWAGAQRWLKSEAPNIQSLAADLGGHATCYSHGVSDTPFQPLAPALLRYHQQLKAQLDPQGLFNPGRMYAEF
- a CDS encoding patatin-like phospholipase family protein, whose product is MPAEKTALVLAGGGSLGAVQVGMLQALVEAGVSFDMVIGASVGAINGAYFAARPNAQGVAELADFWRGLRKADVFPFSLLDSLSAIFRRRGFLLQSAALEHLVRRALPFKQIEDTELPLHIVTTNLLTGAEELLSSGSVEQALLASAAIPLVFPCVQIGGKLLIDGGVASNTPIASAVYLGATRVVVVPTGFGCDCPSPPSGLVALALHTLNLMSMRQLVRDIELYSPRAAIHVVAPLCPLGISVFDFTQTDQLLQRAYQSTQAWIESGGLNRAGVPGSLQAHTHHGAEGQSSNPTCS
- the glcD gene encoding glycolate oxidase subunit GlcD, whose amino-acid sequence is MNILYDERIDGALPPVDKDALLNALREQLPELDILYREEELKPYECDGLSAYRTTPMLVLLPRYFEQVQAVLKLCHAHRVPVVARGAGTGLSGGALPLEKGVLLVMARFNQILHIDPAARTARVQPGVRNLAISQAVAPLGLYYAPDPSSQIACSIGGNVAENAGGVHCLKYGLTVHNVLKLEVLTIEGEHLTLGSDALDSAGFDLLALFNGSEGLLGIITEVTVKLLPKPQAAKVLLASFDSVEKAGGAVAEIIAAGIIPAGLEMMDNLALRAAEDFVHAGYPVDAEAILLCELDGVEADVRDDCLRVRAVLERAGASEVRQARDEAERVKFWAGRKAAFPAIGRLSPDYYCMDGTIPRRELPRVLKGIAELASEYGLRVANVFHAGDGNMHPLILFDANQPGELERTEALGGKILELCVKVGGSITGEHGVGREKINQMCAQFNSDELTVFHAIKIAFDAKGLLNPGKNIPTLHRCAEFGAMHVHNGQLPFPDLERF
- a CDS encoding glutathione S-transferase N-terminal domain-containing protein, with translation MKLIGMLDSPYVRRVAISLKSLDIPFEHASVSVFRHFAQFQQINPVVKAPTLVLDNGEVLMDSTLIIDYLEALSGPDKSLMPAQLDQRVRALRLIGLALAACEKSVQIYYERTLRPAEKQHEPWLERVGGQLLAAYSALEQELVKQPLKTDGSLDQAGITLAVAWSFTNLVVPDQVSDAQFPKIRAFTAYAEQLPAFVSTPIT
- a CDS encoding diguanylate cyclase, with translation MHHNGGKGLSLARRLYTSRILGMVLGLLCVGAAIIPLKPPHWLLALMLFNGLIWPHLAYQWARRSPMPYHAEHRNILIDAFMGGFWVAAIQFNPLPSTATLSMMAMNNVAIGGLRFLLVGTVAQLLGMGVGLLIFFPVIIAQTSPVQLYACLPLLTFYPLVLGWICFRQAHTLGKHKRELLALSRTDSLTGLLNHGAWKDALEVEFQRCQRQQRGGAIALIDIDHFKTINDTYGHVAGDIVLRQLSKILKQNLRASDVAGRYGGDEFCVILPDVPLAHAAQAMDALRDRFSGVGYEQNPALKVSLSIGLAAFDPMHTEALQWLNDADEALYAAKTTGRNRVICHADGLVQRVAMGLV